The Ovis aries strain OAR_USU_Benz2616 breed Rambouillet chromosome 11, ARS-UI_Ramb_v3.0, whole genome shotgun sequence genome window below encodes:
- the HDAC5 gene encoding histone deacetylase 5 isoform X8 gives MPDCLAPKDGLGWALEAQRPRAPVPSVCLLSSVSLDITAAPPPPVPAPNASFLQAQSRHELSHRVGSLPSAARNSLWVGLQAALCTDGMPGREPALEILPRTPLHGIPVTEVKPVLPGAMPSSMGGGGGGSPSPVELRGALAGPVDPALREQQLQQELLALKQQQQLQKQLLFAEFQKQHDHLTRQHEVQLQKHLKQQQEMLAAKRQQELEQQRQREQQRQEELEKQRLEQQLLILRNKEKSKESAIASTEVKLRLQEFLLSKSKEPTPGGLNHSLPQHPKCWGTHHASLDQSSPPQSGPPGTPPSYKLPLLGPYDSRDDFPLRKTASEPNLKVRSRLKQKVAERRSSPLLRRKDGTVISTFKKRAVEITGAGPGVSAVCNSAPGSGPSSPNSSHSTIAENGFTGSVPNIPTEMLPQHRALPPDTSPNQFSLYTSPSLPNISLGLQATVTVTNSHLTASPKLSTQQEAERQALQSLRQGGALTGKFMSTSSIPGCLLGVALEGDSSPHGHASLLQHVLLLEQARQQSTLIAVPLHGQSPLVTGERVATSMRTVGKLPRHRPLSRTQSSPLPQSPQALQQLVMQQQHQQFLEKQKQQQLQLGKILTKTGELPRQPTTHPEETEEELTEQQDSLLGEGALTIPREGSTESESTQEDLEEEEEEEEEEEEEEDCIQVKDEERESGAEEGPDLEESSAGYKKAFADTQQLQPLQVYQAPLSLATVPHQALGRTQSSPAAPGGMKSPPDQPTKHLFTTGVVYDTFMLKHQCMCGNTHVHPEHAGRIQSIWSRLQETGLLSKCERIRGRKATLDEIQTVHSEYHTLLYGTSPLNRQKLDSKKLLGPISQKMYAMLPCGGIGVDSDTVWNEMHSSSAVRMAVGCLVELAFKVAAGELKNGFAIIRPPGHHAEESTAMGFCFFNSVAITTKLLQQKLNVGKVLIVDWDIHHGNGTQQAFYNDPSVLYISLHRYDNGNFFPGSGAPEEVGGGPGVGYNVNVAWTGGVDPPIGDVEYLTAFRTVVMPIAHEFSPDVVLVSAGFDAVEGHLSPLGGYSVTARCFGHLTRQLMTLAGGRVVLALEGGHDLTAICDASEACVSALLSVELQPLDEAVLQQKPNANAVATLEKVIEIQSKHWSCVQRFAAGLGRSLREAQAGETEEAETVSAMALLSVGAEQAQAAAAREHSPRPAEEPMEQEPAL, from the exons ATGCCTGACTGCCTCGCCCCGAAGGATGGCCTCGGATGGGCGTTAGAGGCACAGCGGCCCCGGGCTCCTGTCCCGTCCGTCTGTCTGTTATCGTCTGTCTCTCTTGACATCACCGCAGCTCCACCCCCTCCCGTCCCAGCCCCCAACGCCAGCTTCCTGCAGGCCCAGAGCCGGCATGAACTCTCCCACCGAGTCGG GAGCCTGCCTAGTGCTGCCAGAAATAGTCTGTGGGTGGGACTCCAGGCAGCTTTGTGCACGG ATGGGATGCCAGGCCGGGAACCAGCCTTGGAAATCCTGCCCCGGACCCCTCTGCACGGCATCCCCGTGACAG AGGTGAAACCGGTGCTGCCAGGAGCCATGCCCAGCTccatggggggcgggggaggaggcaGCCCCAGCCCCGTGGAGCTGCGGGGGGCTCTGGCAGGCCCTGTGGACCCCGCACTGCGGGAGCAGCAACTGCAGCAGGAGCTCCTGGCGCTCAAGCAGCAACAGCAATTGCAGAAGCAGCTTCTGTTCGCTGAGTTCCAGAAACAGCATGACCACCTGACCCGGCAGCATGAAGTCCAGCTGCAGAAGCACCTCAAG cagcagcaggagatgctGGCAGCCAAGAGGCAGCAGGAGCtggagcagcagcggcagcgggagcagcagcggcaggaggagctggagaagcaGCGGCTCGAGCAGCAGCTGCTCATCCTTCGAAACaaggagaagagcaaagaga GTGCCATCGCCAGCACTGAGGTGAAGCTACGGCTCCAGGAATTCCTCCTGTCGAAGTCAAAGGAGCCCACACCAGGCGGCCTCAACCATTCCCTCCCACAGCATCCTAAATGCTG GGGAACCCACCATGCTTCTTTGGACCAGAGTTCCCCTCCCCAGAGCGGCCCCCCTGGGACGCCTCCCTCCTACAAACTGCCTTTGCTTGGGCCCTATGACAGCCGCGATGACTTCCCCCTCCGCAAAACAG CCTCCGAACCCAACTTAAAAGTACGTTCGAGGCTAAAGCAGAAGGTGGCCGAGCGGAGAAGCAGTCCTCTCTTGCGTCGCAAGGATGGGACTGTCATTAGCACCTTTAAGAAGAGAGCTGTTGAGATCACAGGTGCCGGACCTGGGG TGTCCGCCGTGTGTAATAGCGCGCCAGGCTCTGGCCCCAGCTCTCCCAACAGCTCCCACAGCACCATCGCGGAGAATGGCTTTACAGGCTCGGTTCCCAACATCCCCACCGAG ATGCTCCCCCAGCACCGGGCCCTCCCTCCGGACACCTCCCCCAACCAGTTCAGCCTCTACACGTCTCCCTCTCTGCCCAACATCTCCCTAGGGCTGCAGGCCACGGTCACAGTCACCAACTCGCACCTCACC GCCTCCCCGAAGCTGTCGACGCAGCAGGAGGCCGAGAGGCAGGCCCTCCAGTCCCTGCGGCAGGGCGGTGCACTGACCGGCAAGTTCATGAGCACATCCTCCATCCCTGGCTGCCTGCTGGGCGTGGCACTGGAGGGCGACTCGAGCCCCCACGGGCATGCCTCATTGCTGCAGCACGTGCTGCTGCTGGAACAAGCCCGGCAGCAGAGCACCCTCATTGCTG TGCCGCTCCACGGGCAGTCCCCGCTGGTGACGGGTGAGCGCGTGGCCACCAGCATGCGGACAGTGGGCAAGCTCCCGCGGCACCGGCCCCTGAGCCGCACCCAGTCCTCGCCGCTGCCCCAGAGCCCCCAGGCCCTGCAGCAGCTGGTcatgcagcagcagcaccagcaattcctggagaagcagaagcagcagcagctgcagctgggCAAG ATCCTTACCAAGACGGGGGAGCTGCCACGGCAGCCCACCACCCACCccgaggagacagaggaggagctgACGGAGCAGCAGGACTCCTTGCTGGGGGAGGGAGCCCTCACCATACCCCGAGAAGGCTCCACGGAGAGTGAGAGCACCCAGGAAGacctggaggaagaggaagaggaggaggaggaagaggaggaggaggaggactgcATCCAGGTCAAGGATGAGGAGCGCGAGAGCGGTGCTGAAGAGGGGCCCGACTTGGAGGAGTCCAGTGCTGGTTACAAAAAG GCATTTGCAGACACCCAGCAGCTGCAGCCGCTGCAGGTATACCAGGCACCCCTCAGCCTGGCCACTGTGCCCCACCAGGCCCTGGGCCGCACCCAGTCCTCACCTGCTGCCCCTGGGGGCATGAAGAGCCCCCCAGACCAGCCCACTAAGCACCTCTTCACCACAG GTGTGGTCTACGACACGTTCATGCTGAAGCACCAGTGCATGTGCGGGAACACACATGTGCACCCCGAGCACGCTGGCCGGATCCAGAGCATCTGGTCCCGGCTGCAGGAGACAGGCCTGCTCAGCAAGTGTGAG CGAATCCGGGGTCGTAAAGCCACGCTGGATGAGATCCAGACGGTGCACTCCGAGTACCACACCCTGCTCTACGGTACCAGCCCCCTCAACCGGCAGAAGCTGGACAGCAAGAAGCTGCTCG GCCCCATCAGCCAGAAGATGTACGCCATGCTGCCTTGCGGGGGCATTGGG GTGGACAGCGACACTGTGTGGAACGAGATGCACTCCTCCAGCGCCGTGCGCATGGCGGTGGGCTGCCTGGTGGAGCTGGCATTCAAGGTGGCCGCAGGGGAGCTCAAG AATGGATTTGCCATCATAAGGCCCCCAGGACACCACGCGGAAGAATCCACAGCCAT GGGATTCTGCTTCTTCAACTCAGTAGCTATCACAACCAAGCTCCTGCAGCAGAAGTTGAACGTGGGCAAGGTTCTCATCGTGGACTGG GATATTCACCATGGCAACGGCACCCAGCAAGCATTTTACAACGATCCCTCCGTGCTCTACATCTCCCTGCATCGCTATGACAATGGGAACTTCTTTCCGGGCTCCGGGGCTCCTGAAGAG GTTGGCGGAGGGCCGGGCGTGGGGTACAATGTGAATGTGGCATGGACAGGAGGTGTGGACCCCCCCATCGGAGACGTGGAGTACCTAACAGCCTTCAG GACAGTGGTGATGCCCATTGCCCACGAGTTCTCACCTGATGTGGTCCTGGTCTCCGCTGGCTTTGATGCTGTTGAGGGACACCTGTCTCCGCTGGGTGGCTACTCTGTCACCGCCAGAT GTTTTGGCCACTTGACCAGGCAGCTGATGACGCTGGCAGGGGGCCGGGTGGTGCTGGCCTTGGAGGGAGGCCACGACCTG
- the HDAC5 gene encoding histone deacetylase 5 isoform X3 — protein sequence MPDCLAPKDGLGWALEAQRPRAPVPSVCLLSSVSLDITAAPPPPVPAPNASFLQAQSRHELSHRVGWDARPGTSLGNPAPDPSARHPRDRLSASQVWTREETRAGVSIRIKASPPPPRQLLWCVLGVKRVHCSDFCPSTVEVKPVLPGAMPSSMGGGGGGSPSPVELRGALAGPVDPALREQQLQQELLALKQQQQLQKQLLFAEFQKQHDHLTRQHEVQLQKHLKQQQEMLAAKRQQELEQQRQREQQRQEELEKQRLEQQLLILRNKEKSKESAIASTEVKLRLQEFLLSKSKEPTPGGLNHSLPQHPKCWGTHHASLDQSSPPQSGPPGTPPSYKLPLLGPYDSRDDFPLRKTASEPNLKVRSRLKQKVAERRSSPLLRRKDGTVISTFKKRAVEITGAGPGVSAVCNSAPGSGPSSPNSSHSTIAENGFTGSVPNIPTEMLPQHRALPPDTSPNQFSLYTSPSLPNISLGLQATVTVTNSHLTASPKLSTQQEAERQALQSLRQGGALTGKFMSTSSIPGCLLGVALEGDSSPHGHASLLQHVLLLEQARQQSTLIAVPLHGQSPLVTGERVATSMRTVGKLPRHRPLSRTQSSPLPQSPQALQQLVMQQQHQQFLEKQKQQQLQLGKILTKTGELPRQPTTHPEETEEELTEQQDSLLGEGALTIPREGSTESESTQEDLEEEEEEEEEEEEEEDCIQVKDEERESGAEEGPDLEESSAGYKKAFADTQQLQPLQVYQAPLSLATVPHQALGRTQSSPAAPGGMKSPPDQPTKHLFTTGVVYDTFMLKHQCMCGNTHVHPEHAGRIQSIWSRLQETGLLSKCERIRGRKATLDEIQTVHSEYHTLLYGTSPLNRQKLDSKKLLGPISQKMYAMLPCGGIGVDSDTVWNEMHSSSAVRMAVGCLVELAFKVAAGELKNGFAIIRPPGHHAEESTAMGFCFFNSVAITTKLLQQKLNVGKVLIVDWDIHHGNGTQQAFYNDPSVLYISLHRYDNGNFFPGSGAPEEVGGGPGVGYNVNVAWTGGVDPPIGDVEYLTAFRTVVMPIAHEFSPDVVLVSAGFDAVEGHLSPLGGYSVTARCFGHLTRQLMTLAGGRVVLALEGGHDLTAICDASEACVSALLSVELQPLDEAVLQQKPNANAVATLEKVIEIQSKHWSCVQRFAAGLGRSLREAQAGETEEAETVSAMALLSVGAEQAQAAAAREHSPRPAEEPMEQEPAL from the exons ATGCCTGACTGCCTCGCCCCGAAGGATGGCCTCGGATGGGCGTTAGAGGCACAGCGGCCCCGGGCTCCTGTCCCGTCCGTCTGTCTGTTATCGTCTGTCTCTCTTGACATCACCGCAGCTCCACCCCCTCCCGTCCCAGCCCCCAACGCCAGCTTCCTGCAGGCCCAGAGCCGGCATGAACTCTCCCACCGAGTCGG ATGGGATGCCAGGCCGGGAACCAGCCTTGGAAATCCTGCCCCGGACCCCTCTGCACGGCATCCCCGTGACAG GCTGTCCGCTTCCCAGGTTTGGACAAGAGAAGAAACTAGAGCTGGAGTGTCCATAAGAATAAAGGCTtcccccccgccaccccgccAGCTCCTCTGGTGCGTTCTTGGGGTCAAGAGGGTCCATTGCAGTGATTTCTGCCCGTCCACAG TAGAGGTGAAACCGGTGCTGCCAGGAGCCATGCCCAGCTccatggggggcgggggaggaggcaGCCCCAGCCCCGTGGAGCTGCGGGGGGCTCTGGCAGGCCCTGTGGACCCCGCACTGCGGGAGCAGCAACTGCAGCAGGAGCTCCTGGCGCTCAAGCAGCAACAGCAATTGCAGAAGCAGCTTCTGTTCGCTGAGTTCCAGAAACAGCATGACCACCTGACCCGGCAGCATGAAGTCCAGCTGCAGAAGCACCTCAAG cagcagcaggagatgctGGCAGCCAAGAGGCAGCAGGAGCtggagcagcagcggcagcgggagcagcagcggcaggaggagctggagaagcaGCGGCTCGAGCAGCAGCTGCTCATCCTTCGAAACaaggagaagagcaaagaga GTGCCATCGCCAGCACTGAGGTGAAGCTACGGCTCCAGGAATTCCTCCTGTCGAAGTCAAAGGAGCCCACACCAGGCGGCCTCAACCATTCCCTCCCACAGCATCCTAAATGCTG GGGAACCCACCATGCTTCTTTGGACCAGAGTTCCCCTCCCCAGAGCGGCCCCCCTGGGACGCCTCCCTCCTACAAACTGCCTTTGCTTGGGCCCTATGACAGCCGCGATGACTTCCCCCTCCGCAAAACAG CCTCCGAACCCAACTTAAAAGTACGTTCGAGGCTAAAGCAGAAGGTGGCCGAGCGGAGAAGCAGTCCTCTCTTGCGTCGCAAGGATGGGACTGTCATTAGCACCTTTAAGAAGAGAGCTGTTGAGATCACAGGTGCCGGACCTGGGG TGTCCGCCGTGTGTAATAGCGCGCCAGGCTCTGGCCCCAGCTCTCCCAACAGCTCCCACAGCACCATCGCGGAGAATGGCTTTACAGGCTCGGTTCCCAACATCCCCACCGAG ATGCTCCCCCAGCACCGGGCCCTCCCTCCGGACACCTCCCCCAACCAGTTCAGCCTCTACACGTCTCCCTCTCTGCCCAACATCTCCCTAGGGCTGCAGGCCACGGTCACAGTCACCAACTCGCACCTCACC GCCTCCCCGAAGCTGTCGACGCAGCAGGAGGCCGAGAGGCAGGCCCTCCAGTCCCTGCGGCAGGGCGGTGCACTGACCGGCAAGTTCATGAGCACATCCTCCATCCCTGGCTGCCTGCTGGGCGTGGCACTGGAGGGCGACTCGAGCCCCCACGGGCATGCCTCATTGCTGCAGCACGTGCTGCTGCTGGAACAAGCCCGGCAGCAGAGCACCCTCATTGCTG TGCCGCTCCACGGGCAGTCCCCGCTGGTGACGGGTGAGCGCGTGGCCACCAGCATGCGGACAGTGGGCAAGCTCCCGCGGCACCGGCCCCTGAGCCGCACCCAGTCCTCGCCGCTGCCCCAGAGCCCCCAGGCCCTGCAGCAGCTGGTcatgcagcagcagcaccagcaattcctggagaagcagaagcagcagcagctgcagctgggCAAG ATCCTTACCAAGACGGGGGAGCTGCCACGGCAGCCCACCACCCACCccgaggagacagaggaggagctgACGGAGCAGCAGGACTCCTTGCTGGGGGAGGGAGCCCTCACCATACCCCGAGAAGGCTCCACGGAGAGTGAGAGCACCCAGGAAGacctggaggaagaggaagaggaggaggaggaagaggaggaggaggaggactgcATCCAGGTCAAGGATGAGGAGCGCGAGAGCGGTGCTGAAGAGGGGCCCGACTTGGAGGAGTCCAGTGCTGGTTACAAAAAG GCATTTGCAGACACCCAGCAGCTGCAGCCGCTGCAGGTATACCAGGCACCCCTCAGCCTGGCCACTGTGCCCCACCAGGCCCTGGGCCGCACCCAGTCCTCACCTGCTGCCCCTGGGGGCATGAAGAGCCCCCCAGACCAGCCCACTAAGCACCTCTTCACCACAG GTGTGGTCTACGACACGTTCATGCTGAAGCACCAGTGCATGTGCGGGAACACACATGTGCACCCCGAGCACGCTGGCCGGATCCAGAGCATCTGGTCCCGGCTGCAGGAGACAGGCCTGCTCAGCAAGTGTGAG CGAATCCGGGGTCGTAAAGCCACGCTGGATGAGATCCAGACGGTGCACTCCGAGTACCACACCCTGCTCTACGGTACCAGCCCCCTCAACCGGCAGAAGCTGGACAGCAAGAAGCTGCTCG GCCCCATCAGCCAGAAGATGTACGCCATGCTGCCTTGCGGGGGCATTGGG GTGGACAGCGACACTGTGTGGAACGAGATGCACTCCTCCAGCGCCGTGCGCATGGCGGTGGGCTGCCTGGTGGAGCTGGCATTCAAGGTGGCCGCAGGGGAGCTCAAG AATGGATTTGCCATCATAAGGCCCCCAGGACACCACGCGGAAGAATCCACAGCCAT GGGATTCTGCTTCTTCAACTCAGTAGCTATCACAACCAAGCTCCTGCAGCAGAAGTTGAACGTGGGCAAGGTTCTCATCGTGGACTGG GATATTCACCATGGCAACGGCACCCAGCAAGCATTTTACAACGATCCCTCCGTGCTCTACATCTCCCTGCATCGCTATGACAATGGGAACTTCTTTCCGGGCTCCGGGGCTCCTGAAGAG GTTGGCGGAGGGCCGGGCGTGGGGTACAATGTGAATGTGGCATGGACAGGAGGTGTGGACCCCCCCATCGGAGACGTGGAGTACCTAACAGCCTTCAG GACAGTGGTGATGCCCATTGCCCACGAGTTCTCACCTGATGTGGTCCTGGTCTCCGCTGGCTTTGATGCTGTTGAGGGACACCTGTCTCCGCTGGGTGGCTACTCTGTCACCGCCAGAT GTTTTGGCCACTTGACCAGGCAGCTGATGACGCTGGCAGGGGGCCGGGTGGTGCTGGCCTTGGAGGGAGGCCACGACCTG
- the HDAC5 gene encoding histone deacetylase 5 isoform X1, whose product MPDCLAPKDGLGWALEAQRPRAPVPSVCLLSSVSLDITAAPPPPVPAPNASFLQAQSRHELSHRVGRWDARPGTSLGNPAPDPSARHPRDRLSASQVWTREETRAGVSIRIKASPPPPRQLLWCVLGVKRVHCSDFCPSTVEVKPVLPGAMPSSMGGGGGGSPSPVELRGALAGPVDPALREQQLQQELLALKQQQQLQKQLLFAEFQKQHDHLTRQHEVQLQKHLKQQQEMLAAKRQQELEQQRQREQQRQEELEKQRLEQQLLILRNKEKSKESAIASTEVKLRLQEFLLSKSKEPTPGGLNHSLPQHPKCWGTHHASLDQSSPPQSGPPGTPPSYKLPLLGPYDSRDDFPLRKTASEPNLKVRSRLKQKVAERRSSPLLRRKDGTVISTFKKRAVEITGAGPGVSAVCNSAPGSGPSSPNSSHSTIAENGFTGSVPNIPTEMLPQHRALPPDTSPNQFSLYTSPSLPNISLGLQATVTVTNSHLTASPKLSTQQEAERQALQSLRQGGALTGKFMSTSSIPGCLLGVALEGDSSPHGHASLLQHVLLLEQARQQSTLIAVPLHGQSPLVTGERVATSMRTVGKLPRHRPLSRTQSSPLPQSPQALQQLVMQQQHQQFLEKQKQQQLQLGKILTKTGELPRQPTTHPEETEEELTEQQDSLLGEGALTIPREGSTESESTQEDLEEEEEEEEEEEEEEDCIQVKDEERESGAEEGPDLEESSAGYKKAFADTQQLQPLQVYQAPLSLATVPHQALGRTQSSPAAPGGMKSPPDQPTKHLFTTGVVYDTFMLKHQCMCGNTHVHPEHAGRIQSIWSRLQETGLLSKCERIRGRKATLDEIQTVHSEYHTLLYGTSPLNRQKLDSKKLLGPISQKMYAMLPCGGIGVDSDTVWNEMHSSSAVRMAVGCLVELAFKVAAGELKNGFAIIRPPGHHAEESTAMGFCFFNSVAITTKLLQQKLNVGKVLIVDWDIHHGNGTQQAFYNDPSVLYISLHRYDNGNFFPGSGAPEEVGGGPGVGYNVNVAWTGGVDPPIGDVEYLTAFRTVVMPIAHEFSPDVVLVSAGFDAVEGHLSPLGGYSVTARCFGHLTRQLMTLAGGRVVLALEGGHDLTAICDASEACVSALLSVELQPLDEAVLQQKPNANAVATLEKVIEIQSKHWSCVQRFAAGLGRSLREAQAGETEEAETVSAMALLSVGAEQAQAAAAREHSPRPAEEPMEQEPAL is encoded by the exons ATGCCTGACTGCCTCGCCCCGAAGGATGGCCTCGGATGGGCGTTAGAGGCACAGCGGCCCCGGGCTCCTGTCCCGTCCGTCTGTCTGTTATCGTCTGTCTCTCTTGACATCACCGCAGCTCCACCCCCTCCCGTCCCAGCCCCCAACGCCAGCTTCCTGCAGGCCCAGAGCCGGCATGAACTCTCCCACCGAGTCGG CAGATGGGATGCCAGGCCGGGAACCAGCCTTGGAAATCCTGCCCCGGACCCCTCTGCACGGCATCCCCGTGACAG GCTGTCCGCTTCCCAGGTTTGGACAAGAGAAGAAACTAGAGCTGGAGTGTCCATAAGAATAAAGGCTtcccccccgccaccccgccAGCTCCTCTGGTGCGTTCTTGGGGTCAAGAGGGTCCATTGCAGTGATTTCTGCCCGTCCACAG TAGAGGTGAAACCGGTGCTGCCAGGAGCCATGCCCAGCTccatggggggcgggggaggaggcaGCCCCAGCCCCGTGGAGCTGCGGGGGGCTCTGGCAGGCCCTGTGGACCCCGCACTGCGGGAGCAGCAACTGCAGCAGGAGCTCCTGGCGCTCAAGCAGCAACAGCAATTGCAGAAGCAGCTTCTGTTCGCTGAGTTCCAGAAACAGCATGACCACCTGACCCGGCAGCATGAAGTCCAGCTGCAGAAGCACCTCAAG cagcagcaggagatgctGGCAGCCAAGAGGCAGCAGGAGCtggagcagcagcggcagcgggagcagcagcggcaggaggagctggagaagcaGCGGCTCGAGCAGCAGCTGCTCATCCTTCGAAACaaggagaagagcaaagaga GTGCCATCGCCAGCACTGAGGTGAAGCTACGGCTCCAGGAATTCCTCCTGTCGAAGTCAAAGGAGCCCACACCAGGCGGCCTCAACCATTCCCTCCCACAGCATCCTAAATGCTG GGGAACCCACCATGCTTCTTTGGACCAGAGTTCCCCTCCCCAGAGCGGCCCCCCTGGGACGCCTCCCTCCTACAAACTGCCTTTGCTTGGGCCCTATGACAGCCGCGATGACTTCCCCCTCCGCAAAACAG CCTCCGAACCCAACTTAAAAGTACGTTCGAGGCTAAAGCAGAAGGTGGCCGAGCGGAGAAGCAGTCCTCTCTTGCGTCGCAAGGATGGGACTGTCATTAGCACCTTTAAGAAGAGAGCTGTTGAGATCACAGGTGCCGGACCTGGGG TGTCCGCCGTGTGTAATAGCGCGCCAGGCTCTGGCCCCAGCTCTCCCAACAGCTCCCACAGCACCATCGCGGAGAATGGCTTTACAGGCTCGGTTCCCAACATCCCCACCGAG ATGCTCCCCCAGCACCGGGCCCTCCCTCCGGACACCTCCCCCAACCAGTTCAGCCTCTACACGTCTCCCTCTCTGCCCAACATCTCCCTAGGGCTGCAGGCCACGGTCACAGTCACCAACTCGCACCTCACC GCCTCCCCGAAGCTGTCGACGCAGCAGGAGGCCGAGAGGCAGGCCCTCCAGTCCCTGCGGCAGGGCGGTGCACTGACCGGCAAGTTCATGAGCACATCCTCCATCCCTGGCTGCCTGCTGGGCGTGGCACTGGAGGGCGACTCGAGCCCCCACGGGCATGCCTCATTGCTGCAGCACGTGCTGCTGCTGGAACAAGCCCGGCAGCAGAGCACCCTCATTGCTG TGCCGCTCCACGGGCAGTCCCCGCTGGTGACGGGTGAGCGCGTGGCCACCAGCATGCGGACAGTGGGCAAGCTCCCGCGGCACCGGCCCCTGAGCCGCACCCAGTCCTCGCCGCTGCCCCAGAGCCCCCAGGCCCTGCAGCAGCTGGTcatgcagcagcagcaccagcaattcctggagaagcagaagcagcagcagctgcagctgggCAAG ATCCTTACCAAGACGGGGGAGCTGCCACGGCAGCCCACCACCCACCccgaggagacagaggaggagctgACGGAGCAGCAGGACTCCTTGCTGGGGGAGGGAGCCCTCACCATACCCCGAGAAGGCTCCACGGAGAGTGAGAGCACCCAGGAAGacctggaggaagaggaagaggaggaggaggaagaggaggaggaggaggactgcATCCAGGTCAAGGATGAGGAGCGCGAGAGCGGTGCTGAAGAGGGGCCCGACTTGGAGGAGTCCAGTGCTGGTTACAAAAAG GCATTTGCAGACACCCAGCAGCTGCAGCCGCTGCAGGTATACCAGGCACCCCTCAGCCTGGCCACTGTGCCCCACCAGGCCCTGGGCCGCACCCAGTCCTCACCTGCTGCCCCTGGGGGCATGAAGAGCCCCCCAGACCAGCCCACTAAGCACCTCTTCACCACAG GTGTGGTCTACGACACGTTCATGCTGAAGCACCAGTGCATGTGCGGGAACACACATGTGCACCCCGAGCACGCTGGCCGGATCCAGAGCATCTGGTCCCGGCTGCAGGAGACAGGCCTGCTCAGCAAGTGTGAG CGAATCCGGGGTCGTAAAGCCACGCTGGATGAGATCCAGACGGTGCACTCCGAGTACCACACCCTGCTCTACGGTACCAGCCCCCTCAACCGGCAGAAGCTGGACAGCAAGAAGCTGCTCG GCCCCATCAGCCAGAAGATGTACGCCATGCTGCCTTGCGGGGGCATTGGG GTGGACAGCGACACTGTGTGGAACGAGATGCACTCCTCCAGCGCCGTGCGCATGGCGGTGGGCTGCCTGGTGGAGCTGGCATTCAAGGTGGCCGCAGGGGAGCTCAAG AATGGATTTGCCATCATAAGGCCCCCAGGACACCACGCGGAAGAATCCACAGCCAT GGGATTCTGCTTCTTCAACTCAGTAGCTATCACAACCAAGCTCCTGCAGCAGAAGTTGAACGTGGGCAAGGTTCTCATCGTGGACTGG GATATTCACCATGGCAACGGCACCCAGCAAGCATTTTACAACGATCCCTCCGTGCTCTACATCTCCCTGCATCGCTATGACAATGGGAACTTCTTTCCGGGCTCCGGGGCTCCTGAAGAG GTTGGCGGAGGGCCGGGCGTGGGGTACAATGTGAATGTGGCATGGACAGGAGGTGTGGACCCCCCCATCGGAGACGTGGAGTACCTAACAGCCTTCAG GACAGTGGTGATGCCCATTGCCCACGAGTTCTCACCTGATGTGGTCCTGGTCTCCGCTGGCTTTGATGCTGTTGAGGGACACCTGTCTCCGCTGGGTGGCTACTCTGTCACCGCCAGAT GTTTTGGCCACTTGACCAGGCAGCTGATGACGCTGGCAGGGGGCCGGGTGGTGCTGGCCTTGGAGGGAGGCCACGACCTG